From the Globicephala melas chromosome 8, mGloMel1.2, whole genome shotgun sequence genome, the window tagaaataaaaacagagcagagtttttttttctcccttgtattcAGTTTGAAAGAGGCCTTAATTAATGCCTTATGGTTTTGCTTTGAAAGAACCCAGGTTGGAGGGAAATGATATGAGTTTCTTACTAAGATTATTTCTTAAGAAGGTGTATTCTCAGTATGAAGCCACTTTATGCCATTTTGATTTTGCTCAAGTTGCAcagttaaaaatgctttaaaatttcttataGACTTAAATGTGTAAGATGATAGTCTAATAAGCTGgggtatgtttgtttttgttcactATTATTGGATTGTGCTAACAGTTTATACAAATGCTAGAAACGGAGGTGTCATTTAGTCGTCATTAGCCATGAACAAACCTGACCTTTTATTCCATCGTGTGTGTAACGTGGTATGACATGGTTCCCTTTAGGCTGAAGACAGTGGGAGCAGCCGAGTTCAGTCCTTGCTCTCCAACTAGGCAAGGTTCTCTCAACTAAATCAAGGGTATAGGAGTCTTTGACTACTTTcaggatgtttttaaaataacctgaTCCACATGGTCTCTTCCCTTCTTGCAGCTGCTACTAAATTTTCATTCAGAATATCAAGCTATGGTCCTTTTTGTAATCTTAACTCAGAATTCTAGGagtgtaacttttctttttttttttttttaattaccgcAAAATCCAGCTGTGGTAAACTGACCATTTTATCATTACTATTTTTTACTTGTAGCAACAGCATTTTACtccttaaaaaaagagagagagaaaatctgcTTTCTGGACTTGTAAACTCTGGTGGAGAATCATAGGTTTTCCCCTTGCTGTTTGCAGGTTCAGACCCTAGACAAGTACTTGACCAAATCTGCATTTGCAGCCTCTCACAGAAGCTGCTTTAGCAATTTAACCGTTTTCTCTACCCAGACTCCCCAACCTCGAACAGCCAGAAAACAGGTTGACCTCCTGGGCCTTGGACACAGCCAGCCAGGCCATTGAAGGAAAAGCAGAGACGAAGCCTTGAACCATCTCTCTCCATTGTGGGGGCCAAGTAGCTGCAGTAGCCTTGAGTCCCAGTTGCATTGGGTTAAAGAGCTCAGACTTACTATGTGGTAGGGGTGTAGACTCTCTTCCTGATAGGACATGAGCTCTGCAAGAGTTAACGTTTTACCTAAACTTGGGGTTTCCGTGGTTCATAAAGttgtaatgttatttttttttcaaatgaaagcaAATTCATATCTGGCAAGAAGACTCCAGAGGATGATACTGTCCTTGCCATTTACAATCTAGAGATTTTCCCCCAGAAGGAcagactttttttccctcttacttTTAGAAGCAaaactacttttttctttctcacacacaccccAGTCCCCCTAATGCTAAGCCAGCTTCCACCTCCTCATTCCACACGATCGTGAATAGCACACGTTATGGTCGGTTCCTCCGAAGAGTGTTGAGTTAGGGTCTgagaggcagaggggctggggaagaCTTATTTTAGCCCGTGTGGGAATGAGAGAAAAGTGAAGGCAGAACAGTGATGGTGGTCTGTTTCCCACAGGTCCCCTTCCCCTGAGCCCATCTACAATAGCGAGGGGAAGCGGCTTAACACTCGCGAGTTCCGCACCCGCAAAAAGCTTGAAGAGGAGCGGCATAACCTCATCACGGAAATGGTTGCCCTCAACCCTGATTTCAAGCCACCTGCAGATTACAAGTAAGTGGGGGCCAGGTGATCTGGGACAAGGACACCTGCGGATTAGGTGTGGTCTGGTAGAGCAATTTTGGTACTAATCTCTTATTCCTTACCCCCAGTCACCTGTAATTAACAAGTGGTGTCGGGTTAGTTCTAGAAGAGCTGTCGACTTGTGTCATCTTGGAAGCGTGCAGAGTCTATgagtcttttctttcttagacCTCCAGCAACACGTGTGAGCGATAAAGTAATGATTCCACAAGATGAGTATCCAGAAATCAACTTTGTGGGGCTGCTGATTGGGCCCAGGTGAGTAACTACTATCCTGTGGAATATAGAATTCCTAAGGACCTGGGAGATGTGTCTGTCTTGTGCCTGTTTGGGTGCCACTGGTGGCTTATCTTCCTGTTTTTGGTAGGATGTTCACTTTGGCTGAGTGCATGCCTTTTTGTGAGAAAATCTCTTTTAACTTCCCCATTTCACCGCAGGGAAGTCAGATCTTGAGGATTGCTGTGTCTGTGACCTTAACTTAGAGATCATGGAGCTCTTGGTGGGAAAATCCCATTCTCTGCACTCATGGTTTCCTTCCAGTGCCCAGCGAGCCACTCTGGCGTGTGAATTTGTGTGTCAGGTATGACAATGGTCTTTTCTGCCTTTGACAGAGGGAACACCTTGAAGAACATAGAGAAGGAGTGTAATGCCAAGATCATGATCCGGGGGAAAGGCTCTGTGAAAGAAGGGAAAGTCGGGCGCAAAGATGGCCAGATGCTGCCAGGAGAAGATGAGCCGCTTCATGCCCTGGTTACTGCCAATACCATGGAGAATGTGAAGAAAGCAGTAGAACAGGTGAGGGAGCCAGAAAGGAAGCCTCTAGCCAGAATTCTAGGTGGTGTCCCAGGACTTACATAACTGTGCCCGTTGCATCTCCACCAGATAAGAAACATTCTGAAGCAGGGTATCGAGACTCCTGAGGACCAGAACGATCTACGGAAGATGCAGCTTCGAGAGTTGGCTCGTTTGAATGGGACCCTTCGGGAAGATGATAACAGGTGTGTATGTGATTAGTTTAGAGGGGAGTGCACAGAGACCTGAAGAACCTATGGAAGAAGGGTGATTGGCCATAGCCCTTCAGGTGACTTTTTTCTGTCAACAGGATCTTAAGACCCTGGCAGAGCTCGGAGACCCGCAGCATTACCAATACCACAGTGTGTACCAAGTGTGGAGGGGCTGGCCACATTGCTTCCGATTGCAAATTCCAAAGGTGAGGGTTTCCTGGTAGCCCGTGGTATACAAGACAGTTCCTGTTAACCTGCAGACTCAAGAGAagctttctttctgtgaatgtggtctgTAATGGTGTGATCGAAAACCCAGAATGATTAGAAACAGCTGATGCAAAACATCCCTATTTTATTGCTTATCTTGAGCCCAGGGAAACTGGAAAACTTTCCTTCTGGGTATAGGTGTTTTCACAGTGGCTTAATGTTAACTGCCATTTGTTGCTTAAGGTGGGTATAAGAAGACAGCAATCCTGTGCAGTTCCGACCAGTTGCGAACCAGCATTTGATAGCAATGTTTTTCTACTTTGGGTGGCAAATATAAAAAGCTTTGTTAAGGAAGTTCTGGCAGTTGCTCCGGTCTTGGCATAGATGTTCCTTCCCTCAGACCTGGAATGTAGAAATTGATGAAACTTGCTATTGTAGAAAAACCTGTGCTTTCCTGGCTGGCGTGGTTGGCTCTGGTCTGgtgcttcctctctcctctgtgctTGCCCTAAGGGTCTCTGCTGTGGCAGAGGTACATGTAAtcccagtggcagagctgggcatgGAACTGAAAAGCTGATGAGACTATTTTGAGGAAGGGGTTAGAAAGGGTGACTGAATTCCTCAGAACTTTCTCTGTGTAAATTTCTCAGAGTAAAGGTTTCTATCTTAAGgagggttttttccttttctgtttttgtgtcccccaccccaccttcagGCCTGGTGACCCCCAGTCAGCTCAGGATAAAGCGCGGATGGATAAAGAATACTTGTCCCTCATGGCCGAACTGGGGGAGGCACCTGTGCCCGCATCTGTGGGCTCCACCTCTGGGCCTGCCACCACACCCCTGGCCAGTGCACCTCGGCCCGCTGCTCCCGCCAGCAATCCACCTCCACCGGTGAGCTTCAAGGGCTGGTTCTTACAGCCTGGCCCCCCTTGTCTTCTGAAGAGACTGGGGGAACGTGGCCAGGTGCTTTGGGTAGAACAGGTGGACATGGGCGGCAACATTGTTCTTTCGGGACGTCAGGAATGTTTGGGGACCTCTCAGTTTGGGGAAGATCCTGTCCTTGTGTTCTGGTCCTGTGGCATAGCCGAAAGAACAGTGTTGCCACCAGGGGGAGCAGGCAGGGACGCTGGCGGGGAATGCTCTCACGTAGTCTCTCATGTCCACTGCCCAGAGCCGCCCACCCTGGATGAATTCTGGCCCGTCAGAGAGTCGGCCCTACCATGGCATGCACGGAGGTGGCCCTGGTGGGCCCGGAGGTGGCCCGCACAGCTTCCCACACCCGTTACCCAGCCTGACGGGCGGGCACGGTGGACACCCCATGCAGCACAACCCGAATGGACCCCCTCCTCCTTGGATGCAGCCGCCGCCACCACCGATGAACCAGGGCCCCCACCCACCTGGGCACCATGGCCCTCCTCCAATGGGTAAGTAAGTGTCAGACCAGAAACCTTGGGGCTTTGGGATAAGCAAGGGTTTGTATCGTCACTGCACACTGGAAGCAGGTCTCAGAGCCGTCGGGTATTGGTACTGAGTCTCTTGCCAAGGCTTGGGCTCCAGGCCAGGAAGAAGGTTCCGTCCTGGTTCAGGGAGGGACTTCTGTGTGGGGTAGGCACAAGCCTGCTGCTTAGAGGCGGAGTCCCAGAACTGCTCTTGTGCGGGTAGTGATTGCAAGCTGTGCGGCTAAGCTGCTGGTGGGGCGGCATCCTCCCTGGCCAGTTCCAATGTCCTGCTAAGTTCCTGCTCTTTCCTTCCATCAAGATCAGTACCTGGGAAGTACGCCTGTGGGCTCTGGGGTCTATCGCCTGCATCAAGGAAAAGGTAATGGAACCTGGCCGTTTGCTCACTTTGGGGTGTCGCCTCCCAGGCCTGGGAGTGAGTGGGGGCTCTGTTGCAAATCCCTCTCTTCCACTGAGGCCTCACCCTTGTCTCCACCTGGCTGCAGGTATGATGCCGCCACCACCTATGGGCATgatgccgccgccgccgccgcctcccagTGGGcagcctccaccccctccctctggTCCTCTTCCCccatggcagcagcagcagcagcagcctccaCCGCCCCCTCCGCCCAGCAGCAGTATGGCTTCCAGTACCCCTTTGCCATGGCAGCAAAGTGAGTGGAATATTTTGGGcttgtgggggtgggtgggattgcaggggagggggctgagagGAATGAGAGACCCTGGCAGACAGGCAGGCAGACACCTTGGGGTGAGACTCTGGTCTCTGCTGCAGGGTAAACAGAAGGGCCTCGTGGCCCCCGGGGGCCTCGGGGAGGAGAGCTGACGTTTGGTGTGGTTGTGTCTGGGGAGAGGTTTGGGGGGGCCTGGAGGGGAGCCGCCATCATAGGTAGGGTGCCAGAAGTCCAGGCTCTGCTGGGTGAGCTGCTGGCTGGCCCAAGCCTACGCGTTAGGCCCGGGTTGGGGTGGTGCATGCCTGCTCTGCAGAGGGATGTGATTGGGGCCTGAGAGACTGTGGGGATGGGATCGGGGGCAGCGGGGAGAGTAGCTGTGGCCTTGAGGTTGAATGTGCCGTTCGGTGGTGGCGGCGGATGGGCGGAAGGATGTCAGAGCCGGTTCTTGTGTCTGGTACCTTCCCCTCAGCCCTTCCAGGGGCATTGGTGACAAAGGGCTTACTCTGTTAAGCCTAGAGACCTTGAGGCTGACCCCAGGGTAGtcctgcccacccctccacccccatcgcCAGGACAGCCCTGCCCGCCCGCCCCCCACCACCGTACCGCATGCCAAGCCAGGAGCAGGCGTCCCTCGCCCCCCCATCCCAAGGCAGCAGCCGCAGAGAGCCGCGGTGTGCCCCCGcgcgtgtgaccttgggcttctTTACCACCCCAGATACGACGACTACCACCACGAGCGCTGGCACAGGGTCCATCCCGCCATGGCAACAGCAGCAGGCGGCTGCCGCAGCTTCTCCAGGAGCCCCTCAGATGCAAGGCAACCCCACTATggtgcccctgcccccaggggtCCAGCCGCCTCTGCCGCCCggggcccctccccctccgccgCCTCCGCCGCCTGGTTCCGCCGGCATGATGtatgccccgccccctcctcctccgcctcccaTGGACCCTTCTAACTTTGTCACCATGATGGGCATGGGGGTGGCGGGCATGCCACCCTTCGGGATGCCTCCAGCTCCCCCACCGCCTCCACCACAGAACTAGACTcggttttttaagaaaatatatattatatatagagagaattgGTCTCGTTTAAACACACGCCGAACCTCACCATATGGAGCCAGACATTGGGACGCACGCATGTGattgtgtgcacgcatgtgtgtgtgtgcacgcaccgGGCTGGGCCAAGCGACTGAGGCCTCGCTTAGGAACGGGCAGGTGGTAGTAGGGGCGCCAGCTTGGGCTCTCCTGGCGCCCCGTAGCATCGAGtgtcttctttgtcttctttctctcctcaccCAAATCCCTTTGCCTCTCCCCAAACCGGGCCGCCAGGATCCCTCCCCGCGGCGGCGATGGCCCGAGCCATGAGAGTGAGGACTTTCCGCGCCCATTGGTGACCCTTCCAGGCAGACAGCCTCAGCAGCGCCCCTGGTGGACAGGATGGTTCGGCAAAGCAGCCTGAGTTATTTTTATGGACGGAATCGGAACACGCTGGCtccatattgtgaaattttttattaattttttctttttcctttgttatttccttatcttttcctttcttcagacTCCGTCCAAGGAGATGCTCTCCCCGGTCTTCTGCTGCAAttagattcctttccctttttcattcctCGTTCTTCTCTTTCTAAGGAGAGAGGAACAAATGGTTCTTAGGCAAAGGCTTTTGGCCACCAATGTCAGGCTAGTGGGGGGTTCCTTTGGTTCTAAGATTTTCAAGGTGCCATAGTCgccctgagatttttttttcccctaattttaaGCGTGGGGTTTTGTCTCTGTCACCTTTGTAGACTAGCGGGTTGAACCCCAGGTCCAGGGTCCATTTCCGTCCTGGCATCCCTGCCAGCAGTCGGGGCCACCTATGCTGCCGTGGGCTTGTCTGCCAGCCAGGAGCGCCCTTTCCACGCCCCTGAGCACCTGAGCTGCCTCAGATTCCATTTGTTCCTCTCTTTCCTGGAAGGtttccttttcaaatttattttagtcCCAAATGTCAGTGTTTTGCAGTGTCTAGGGGTTTGAGCCCTTTGTTTTccattctgcttcttttttttcctccttcctcttaaTGGTGTGATTATGTTGATAATAATGTATAATGCGCGTTCTCTTCACTGGTTTATCTGCAGAAATttctctgggcttttttttttttttttttttttttttttttttttttttttggtgtatgaTTCAACACTGCGTTAAAGGGGGATGGATGTTCCATTGAATAAAAGAGCAGTGTGGTTTTCTGggtctgtttatttccttttcttttaaatcccCTCTGCCACCATCAGCACCAGCACCAGTTACCTTACCTGCGTTCAGCTCCTGGCCGTActtgtccttttcttcctggaGAGTCTCTGGGACCTTCATTAAGGAAGCCCCCATCTACCTCCCTGTGTAGTTTCGCTGAGGGAAACTGGTGTGTGGGcggccccacctcctccctctgccttagTAGTTAATGGCTGAGAACCTGGTGACCCCCTCCCTGGTCTCTCTTTTCGAAGGCCTTTCCCTGGGGCTTGGACCTCCCCATGCGATGAGCTCCAGTTGTGATTTGTACTTGGAAGCTGCCACCTGACTGTGAGGTCCTGGGCCTAGGGAGGCATCGGCACTAAAGTCAAGCCAACTAATCCTGCCTGTCAGGCTCAGAGCTGCTAAAGTTAAAACCGTCAAGtggctttttctctctctgctggtGACTCGCAGCCTGCCACACTGCAGGCTTCGGGGAGAGGTGGGGCAGGAGAAGGGGACTCACCTTGTGCTTTGTAAGCACTTCACAGAGGGTCTCAGGCTGTTTTGGTCTTTGGTGTCTGGGGTGGTGGATAGGGCCCATGGTGGCACCAGAAAAGTACATCTCAGGACATAACATGGGGCAGTGAGGGTCTTGTTCAGCTGCTGCTGCTTTGCTACAGTTCCCTTGGGGAGAGCTGCGCTGGGGCCTGCCCTTTCCCACtagctttccttccttccaggagGCTGAGGGACAGCAAGCTTCTGTTGCCCACGGCTCCTGGCCAGCGGGGACGGCACAACGCTGGCCTGGGCTGCTTTCCAGCTTCAGGCTGGGGCTGGCCGCTGCTGTTTTATCTGGAGCAGAGCCTTGCGTGTCTGGGCCCCATCCCGGGTGCCTGTGTTTGCTGTAGGCCCAGCAGGGGTTAATGAAGCCTCAGAACCCAGACCTGTTCCCTGGGTCTTCCTAAGCAAGCCCTAAACTTCAGTTGACTGAAAGGTAGCAGGGAgaccttttctctttgttcttagcTGACAGAatgggggcagggcctggggcctggcaaCTCTCTTTGACTTCGGCTTCATCTCATTGCTTCCCCCCACAAGCTTGGTTTCCCTGGTGGGCTCATGGGGCAGTTAATTAGCTCTTTGAAGCTCTGGAAGAGGCAAAGTAGCGCTATGTgggttttagaaataaaatcaataaatgacTTAACCACAGCCCAGCTATCTCCGTTTCTCTCCCCTGGGGCCAGCTCCGTTCCTGGGCTCACTCCCTTTCTGTTCCCTGCTGTCAGCTTTCGTTAAGGTTTTGGGGGGGTAACAAGTGGATGAAGGAGGCATCAGTGGCCTTTCTCCAAGCAGCTCAAGGCCCTGAAATGGAAGAGAGACAGCAGGAAGGCTTGGCCCTCGGAACCACAGCAAGCACCTGCCTTTGTGGTGGAACGGGAGGGAGGAGTGCTCTCCCACCTGCCTTGGACACCTAGGGTAGAGAAGAGCCCTCTACTTGACCCTGTTTCTGTtctgctgcagcagcagtgtctccccaccccctcaaagCTAGGTTGGTGAAAGGAATGTCGGTTGGGAAAGGTCACCGTCAGGGCTGTGTTACTGAGACCCAGCCAAGGGCTCTGGAGGAACCCAAGATGGGTCCCGGGAAGGAGGCAGGATTTCTGATTAGAAACCTAGTCGGATATAAACAACTTGAGTTATTTCAAGTTGGGAAGGTGCTCTCAGGGTTCTTTAAAATCTATGCATGCAACACTAATGGGGGTGAAAGGGGAGAAGGACTTGGGGAAACAGGTCAGTTTCAGCCTTCAAGCTTCCATCCTGCTGGGCTGGGGGAAGCAAAATAAAAGAGGGTCTCCTGAGGTGGCGTCACCTTTGGAAAAGACTGGAAAGTTTGAGTGGATGCCAATGACGCAACAAAGACCGAAAGAGCCCACAAGAAAGGTAGTTGGAGAAACCAGTTCAAAGTACATCTGTTTCCCAAGAGAAACAGGATGTGTCCCAGTTCAGCAAGTGCCTCGAGTGCAGGGGCGGGGTGAGCACTAAGTTGATGAGCAGGGAGGGGGCGTGGATTGAGTTGACATGGGGAGCAGGATAAGAAGCTAGGAATGCTCTGTTAGGAGCAGGTCCATAGTGGCAGGAAAATTAGGGGTCAGTGCAAAGGTTTGTGTGGCCAGAGCACGCAGCCACAGTTGGGGCATGAGGTGACAACAGGGGAACTGGCGCTACCTTGTCGACAACTGTACCAAGGAGCTTCTGAGCTCTACCCGGCCCTCCACAAGGAACCACGGGCCATGCTGGCCAAGCGCAGAGACCAGGTGCTTGGTGGAGGGTGGGGTGAACCTCCCCAGAGGCACAGTCCTCAGAAACAGCTTGGCCTTCCTTGAACCAGACTCGATAGCATCCTGCTGCTGTCCCGGCCTCTGACCTGCTTTCTTGGCCCTCAGACCAGAGCACCCAGTTCTCCCCTTCCACCGGCCCACCGCCCGGCCCCAGGAAGCCCAGGCATCCTTTGAAATAGCTCCAGGCCCTGGGCTCCTTTTGctcaaagaacaaagcaggatCTGAGGTCAGCCTCCACAAGACTAGGAGGCAGTggctggaggaagcagggagtTATATTCTCAGTTGAGAGTATACATTTCTTGAAGGAATTAAAGGCTCAGAAAAGTAAAGCAACCAGCCTAAGTTCCCACAGCAAATCAGTGCTGGGGCCAGGACACCAGCAGTGAACTGGGGGCAGCCAAAGCCGCAGAAGGAAGGATCTGTagctgccaggccctggggaggaaTGGTGTAACATTCCCGGGGTGCAGGAGCTCCCATTTTACGGGTGAAGTCACATTTGGGAACCtggcccactttttttttttatacagaaggttcttattagtcatcaactttatacacatcagtgtatacatgtcaatcccaatcgcccaattcagcacaccaccatccccacacccCCGCAGTTTCCCCCGCTTGGGGTCCATACGTTTCTGACCCACTCTTTAGGCCTGTCCAGTGTGAGGCCCCAGGTGGGAGAAATGAATGGGAGAAGGCCTTCACTCAGTCACCTGGCAGCTGCGTCATGGGGAGACCTAATGCCACTggccaatgtgtgtgtgtgtctgtgtagggGGTGCTTCAGTTCTACCCCTGTGGGCCACAGGACTGCAGTTCCCAGGGACCCCTGCTCCAGGCTGGTGGCCTTCAGCCAAAGCTGGCCTGTAATCTGACCGTCCCTCTCAAAAGGTCACTTCAGAGGTCCTTGAGGGACAGCAACAGGGAGAGCTCAGAGTGACGTGACtttgtgggggggtggggcggggaggggcccaGCCTCAGGTGACCTCCCCATACCACCCCTGGAACCCGGGGTCCCGGTCCCTCTTCTCCCAGCCACCCAGTGTCCTCTGCTAGCTGCCCTTCTTCTGTTCGGGGTACCCTGATCCTCAGCACCTGGGCCTTCAGCCTGTGGGGAATCCTGGCCCCTCTTGCCACATGTGTCCTCCCCACCCGGGTGCAGGGCCACCGTGGAAGCTTGACCAGAGGGCATCCCGCCTGTGGTTTGCAGCCTCTTGCGTGAAGGTCTAGAACCGAAGTCAAGCTGCTCTGATGGAGGCTGGGCCTCCTGTCACCTGTTCTCCTTGACAGCGCCCTCAGCCTCTCCAAGGAGTCCTGATTGAGGGCCGGCAATCAGGCTGCATCCTTCATCTATAACCCAGGAGAGGGGCCCAGATCAGGGCGACCTCAGCCAAAGTCACAGCCCAGAGGTTCTAGTCAAGCCTCAGGCCTCAAGCCAGTGCTCTGCCTGCTGCATCTTGTCTCTGACCCTGCAAAAGGCAGGGACGGGGACAGAAGACAGCAGACCCCAGTGTGTGAGGCCTGGAGGAAGTGGGTCAGCGCAGGGCTGCGAATGAGCCAGGtggccctccctgcccctcctctcctcccctcaccccaaaaTAGCTCCCCAAGCGGCCAAGCCAAGACCGACCCATCGAGGGAGGAGGCGGGGCACGTTGCCCAGAGCCAGGCTTTAAAGCACCAGCCGGCTGGGGATCTCCACTCCCTGGCTGAAGGCACTGCTCAGGCTGCCCGCCTGTCCACACAGTCAGTCCAGCCTGCCCTCCCGCAGCCATGTCCCGGCCCCTGACAGACCAGGAGAGGAGAAAGCAGATCAGCGTGCGTGGCCTGGCCGGCGTGGAGAATGTGACCGAGCTGAAGAAGAATTTCAACCGGCACCTGCACTTCACCCTCGTGAAAGACCGCAATGTGGCCACCCCTCTAGACTACTACTTTGCGCTGGCCTACACTGTGCGCGACCACCTCGTGGGCCGCTGGCTCCGCACGCAGCAGCACTACTACGAGAAGGACCCCAAGGTGCTGCTTGGGGCACCCCGGGAGGGGAATGGGCTGGGTGCCCTGCCTGGGGGCTGGGAGATCTTGACCAAGTGGCAGCCCCTCCCTGGGGTCAGGGCTCTCTGCAGCAAAATAAAGGGTCACTCCAGGTTCCTGAGGTTGGAGGATCCAGGGGTGCCAGGTGCAATGGGTTGCTGGGGCAACCCAGGGGGAGAAATCTGGGATGGGAGCAGGTCAGGGGGCTCGGGTCAGGTAGGCTGGTTGCAAAGGCCCAGGGCTCACTCAGAGAATGGAGGGGCTTCTGGGGGACATGAAGATCCCTGTGGCCTGGGTTGGACCCTAAGTGGAAGGACATATCATTGAATGCATGCGTGGTGTGTGTGCTGGTGCAGCGCCTGGGGCGCAGCTGGGGTGGTGAGATCAAATGTCTGTTGGGGTCACTGGTAAATGTCAGCAACCTGACACTTCTGGGCAGGCGTGGGGGAGGGCCAGGGAGGGGACCCAGGGAACCAGGAGACCAGGCACCATCAGCATCCTAGATCCTGGCAGCTCTCTGTCCTCTTCTTGGGACTGAGGCTTGAGAGCCAGGGGGCCCTCTGCAAGGACGGGAGGTGGCCGACTCTAGCCCTGAGTcatgtgtgaccttgagccaatGACTTTTCTCTGGGCCTGGCTTTCCCTTTTGGGGAGCACTTGGAGGTGCTTCCCTATATTCTGACTCCCTGATGGGCTGTTGGCAGGATTGCATGCAATGAAAGGAGTTCCTACCTCTCCTAGGCACCTCTCCTAACCCCTGAGGTAGATATGGCCAGCCCCatcttccagatgaggaaactgaggcacagagaagaaaagtgatttgtccaaagtcaGAAGAAATGCTGGGACCAGAATCTTGCCTGTTGGGTCCCAAAGCCTGAGAAGGGGGGAGAAATGGAGGCAGGGCTGGAACATGCTGGGGCCTAGGAGTGGGGCAGGAAGTATGAGAGGTGCAGGCCCAGCTGCGCCTGGCTGAATGTTAGTGGGTGGCCTTGatgccctcccctccacctccccacctgTCTCTCCGGGCAGAGGATCTACTACCTGTCTCTGGAATTCTACATGGGCCGGACGCTACAAAACACCATGGTGAACCTGGCCTTGGAGAATGCCTGTGATGAGGCCACCTACCaggtgtgtgggggaggggcaagccTTGGGGCTTGGGAGATTGACCTGCTGGCCCTTGGCCCTGACGCCTGCGGTACCCTCCCGCCTCTAGCTGGGCCTGGACATGGAGGAGCTGGAGGAAGTCGAGGAGGACGCAGGGCTGGGCAACGGGGGCCTGGGCCGGCTGGCGGGTAAGTGAGCAGGGTGGCAGGGGATTGGGCAGAAGGGTTCCTTTGTGCCGCGTCTCTGACACCCACCTCCACGCACACCCCTAGCCTGCTTTCTGGACTCCATGGCGACACTGGGCCTGGCTGCCTATGGCTACGGGATCCGCTATGAGTTTGGGATTTTTAACCAGAAGATCTCTGGGGGTTGGCAGGTGAGTGACCTTGGGCCCTGACCTTATTATTATGATGATGGAGAAGACccctatttgttcattcatctgcaCATAGATCCAGAACCAGCCCCAGCCTTGGTGGAAAACATCCTTGCCCCTTCCCCCTGGCCCCAAGCCAGTTGTTAGCTCTGGGGATAGGAGGTCCATACCTGTGGAATGTCTCAGACTCTCATACATACACAGTGTCCCCGTGGATATTCCACCAGACCAGGGGCCCACCTACCCCAAAGCCCTTCATTTACACCCTCCCTGTATAGGGCACATTAGGGCCACTGCTCCTGGCCTACTCACCACCTGCTGTGGTGTGAGCCTGGCTCTGACActgccttcctttctcccctGACCTGCCTTGGGCTCAGATGGAGGAGGCTGATGACTGGCTTCGCTACGGCAACCCCTGGGAG encodes:
- the SF1 gene encoding splicing factor 1 isoform X4; this translates as MATGANATPLDFPSKKRKRSRWNQDTMEQKTVIPGMPTVIPPGLTREQERAYIVQLQIEDLTRKLRTGDLGIPPNPEDRSPSPEPIYNSEGKRLNTREFRTRKKLEEERHNLITEMVALNPDFKPPADYKPPATRVSDKVMIPQDEYPEINFVGLLIGPRGNTLKNIEKECNAKIMIRGKGSVKEGKVGRKDGQMLPGEDEPLHALVTANTMENVKKAVEQIRNILKQGIETPEDQNDLRKMQLRELARLNGTLREDDNRILRPWQSSETRSITNTTVCTKCGGAGHIASDCKFQRPGDPQSAQDKARMDKEYLSLMAELGEAPVPASVGSTSGPATTPLASAPRPAAPASNPPPPSLMSTAQSRPPWMNSGPSESRPYHGMHGGGPGGPGGGPHSFPHPLPSLTGGHGGHPMQHNPNGPPPPWMQPPPPPMNQGPHPPGHHGPPPMDQYLGSTPVGSGVYRLHQGKGMMPPPPMGMMPPPPPPPSGQPPPPPSGPLPPWQQQQQQPPPPPPPSSSMASSTPLPWQQNTTTTTTSAGTGSIPPWQQQQAAAAASPGAPQMQGNPTMVPLPPGVQPPLPPGAPPPPPPPPPGSAGMMYAPPPPPPPPMDPSNFVTMMGMGVAGMPPFGMPPAPPPPPPQN
- the SF1 gene encoding splicing factor 1 isoform X2, producing MATGANATPLGKLGLPGPKGGFEPGPPPAPGPGTGLLVSGPPPPPPVGSVGALTAAFPFAALPPPPPPPPPPPPPPPQQPPPPSPGSSYPSPQPPPPPPLYQRVSPPQPPPQPPRQDQQPGPAGGGGDFPSKKRKRSRWNQDTMEQKTVIPGMPTVIPPGLTREQERAYIVQLQIEDLTRKLRTGDLGIPPNPEDRSPSPEPIYNSEGKRLNTREFRTRKKLEEERHNLITEMVALNPDFKPPADYKPPATRVSDKVMIPQDEYPEINFVGLLIGPRGNTLKNIEKECNAKIMIRGKGSVKEGKVGRKDGQMLPGEDEPLHALVTANTMENVKKAVEQIRNILKQGIETPEDQNDLRKMQLRELARLNGTLREDDNRILRPWQSSETRSITNTTVCTKCGGAGHIASDCKFQRPGDPQSAQDKARMDKEYLSLMAELGEAPVPASVGSTSGPATTPLASAPRPAAPASNPPPPSLMSTAQSRPPWMNSGPSESRPYHGMHGGGPGGPGGGPHSFPHPLPSLTGGHGGHPMQHNPNGPPPPWMQPPPPPMNQGPHPPGHHGPPPMDQYLGSTPVGSGVYRLHQGKGMMPPPPMGMMPPPPPPPSGQPPPPPSGPLPPWQQQQQQPPPPPPPSSSMASSTPLPWQQNTTTTTTSAGTGSIPPWQQQQAAAAASPGAPQMQGNPTMVPLPPGVQPPLPPGAPPPPPPPPPGSAGMMIPPRGGDGPSHESEDFPRPLVTLPGRQPQQRPWWTGWFGKAA
- the SF1 gene encoding splicing factor 1 isoform X5, with protein sequence MATGANATPLDFPSKKRKRSRWNQDTMEQKTVIPGMPTVIPPGLTREQERAYIVQLQIEDLTRKLRTGDLGIPPNPEDRSPSPEPIYNSEGKRLNTREFRTRKKLEEERHNLITEMVALNPDFKPPADYKPPATRVSDKVMIPQDEYPEINFVGLLIGPRGNTLKNIEKECNAKIMIRGKGSVKEGKVGRKDGQMLPGEDEPLHALVTANTMENVKKAVEQIRNILKQGIETPEDQNDLRKMQLRELARLNGTLREDDNRILRPWQSSETRSITNTTVCTKCGGAGHIASDCKFQRPGDPQSAQDKARMDKEYLSLMAELGEAPVPASVGSTSGPATTPLASAPRPAAPASNPPPPSLMSTAQSRPPWMNSGPSESRPYHGMHGGGPGGPGGGPHSFPHPLPSLTGGHGGHPMQHNPNGPPPPWMQPPPPPMNQGPHPPGHHGPPPMDQYLGSTPVGSGVYRLHQGKGMMPPPPMGMMPPPPPPPSGQPPPPPSGPLPPWQQQQQQPPPPPPPSSSMASSTPLPWQQNTTTTTTSAGTGSIPPWQQQQAAAAASPGAPQMQGNPTMVPLPPGVQPPLPPGAPPPPPPPPPGSAGMMIPPRGGDGPSHESEDFPRPLVTLPGRQPQQRPWWTGWFGKAA